One window of Polycladomyces subterraneus genomic DNA carries:
- a CDS encoding NADH-quinone oxidoreductase subunit N produces the protein MEKALAHIDWSAMTPELILVTAAALLIVLELLLPDEASRDWLGWLALLAVVGAGTYVAVHFGATAVDLLQGSYRTDPVAQSFKLVLLGGSALILLMSLSRENREGIRARGEYYFLLLTAVLGASMMTSSADLVTLFVGLELLSISSYILAGIRKQRTDSNEAAWKYVVLGGVSSAFILYGMSFVYGLTGSTNLFVVQQRIVEAYQTGYASFVLLSLFLMMLGFGFKIAAAPFHMWAPDVYQGSPTSVTAFLAVVSKTAAFALVTRIVLVAYLQLIELRVWEEIITPLLLVIAGASMIIGNAVALRQTNVKRLMAYSGIAQAGYVLVPLASLGMALFESTLYYLLAYSLMTVGVFAVIMAVERDAEHGELSAFAGLYRRSPLVALTMTLMVLSLAGIPVTAGFFGKFYILINAIATQHFWIAAVMVVTTVISYFYYFELIRQMYFRPAPKGNPLAIPISTAIVIGIGVIGTVGLGLFPNAVLHALGQLKWTEVLSIPQTPPGP, from the coding sequence ATGGAAAAAGCCTTGGCACACATCGATTGGTCGGCGATGACACCCGAGTTGATCCTCGTCACCGCCGCCGCCCTGCTGATCGTACTGGAGTTGCTGTTACCGGATGAGGCTTCCCGCGATTGGCTGGGGTGGTTGGCCCTGTTGGCCGTCGTCGGGGCGGGGACGTACGTGGCCGTTCACTTCGGAGCGACAGCGGTGGATCTTCTGCAGGGATCCTATCGGACGGACCCGGTGGCCCAATCGTTCAAACTGGTGCTGTTGGGCGGGTCGGCTCTGATTTTGCTGATGTCCCTGTCCAGAGAAAATCGGGAAGGGATCAGAGCGCGGGGAGAATACTATTTCCTGCTGCTCACGGCTGTGTTGGGAGCTTCAATGATGACATCCTCGGCCGATTTGGTCACACTGTTTGTCGGGTTGGAGCTGTTGAGCATCTCTTCCTACATCCTGGCGGGTATCCGCAAACAGCGGACAGACTCCAATGAAGCCGCCTGGAAATACGTCGTCCTGGGCGGTGTCTCATCCGCGTTTATCCTGTACGGGATGTCATTCGTGTATGGACTCACGGGCAGCACCAATCTGTTTGTCGTTCAGCAACGGATCGTGGAGGCGTACCAGACCGGTTACGCATCGTTCGTGTTGCTGTCGCTGTTTTTGATGATGTTGGGATTCGGATTTAAGATCGCCGCTGCACCGTTTCACATGTGGGCACCCGATGTGTATCAGGGTTCCCCAACATCGGTTACCGCATTTTTGGCGGTCGTGTCCAAAACGGCAGCCTTTGCTTTGGTGACCCGGATCGTGTTGGTGGCCTACCTGCAGTTGATTGAACTACGCGTGTGGGAGGAGATCATTACGCCGCTGTTGCTGGTGATCGCGGGGGCATCCATGATCATCGGCAATGCCGTCGCATTGCGCCAGACCAATGTCAAACGTCTGATGGCGTATTCCGGCATCGCCCAAGCCGGATATGTGCTGGTGCCGCTCGCGTCACTGGGGATGGCGCTTTTTGAGAGCACCCTGTATTACTTGCTTGCCTATTCTCTGATGACGGTCGGTGTGTTCGCGGTGATCATGGCGGTAGAGCGCGATGCCGAACACGGTGAATTGAGTGCCTTTGCCGGATTATATAGAAGATCACCTCTGGTGGCGCTTACCATGACCCTGATGGTGCTGTCGCTGGCGGGCATTCCGGTCACGGCTGGATTTTTCGGCAAATTCTACATCCTGATCAACGCCATCGCCACCCAGCACTTTTGGATCGCTGCTGTCATGGTGGTAACCACGGTCATTTCCTATTTCTACTACTTCGAATTGATCCGACAGATGTACTTCCGTCCGGCACCGAAGGGGAATCCGCTGGCCATCCCCATCAGTACAGCGATCGTGATCGGAATCGGTGTAATCGGTACTGTGGGATTGGGATTGTTCCCCAATGCGGTTCTTCACGCATTGGGACAACTGAAATGGACGGAGGTTCTGTCAATTCCGCAGACGCCTCCGGGGCCCTGA